From Thalassotalea euphylliae, the proteins below share one genomic window:
- a CDS encoding IS4 family transposase gives MPVKSLCHNYFKNTLSSFNRARMKTLMLSADALIDSNRLTLTDIGRHLEGKAFSKNKIKRIDRFLNNDHLQRELIDIYRALAKPVISQLPYLVIAVDWSGCCGSNYHLLRASLLVDGRSMTLYNMVVEEKDKETRTTHQLFLSRLSHILAGHAKVYITSDGGFLTPWYAEVLAHGWDFIGRLRGTMKCQLKQQPTQWQTLAQLRKDASCTPKNLGSARLTQHSKTGCQASLHLYQGEHRGRRGKSRFTKDDKMYRNLAHEPWLIATSDAELTSREVINLYAKRMQIEQNFRDDKSEQYGFSWRFSRTMGIKRMSILCLIACVASLVLWLIGFEAERRKWHFRFQANTVRKRRVLSFLSLAKNIVKQCPHQLTKRFIKRSWLNFINDYNKIIIV, from the coding sequence ATGCCTGTAAAATCACTATGCCACAACTACTTTAAAAATACGCTATCTTCCTTCAATCGCGCACGCATGAAAACCTTAATGCTCAGTGCCGATGCGTTAATTGACTCGAATCGGTTAACTCTCACTGATATAGGTCGACACCTCGAAGGAAAAGCGTTCAGTAAAAACAAAATTAAACGAATCGACAGATTTTTAAACAATGACCACTTACAACGAGAGCTTATTGACATTTACCGTGCGCTTGCCAAGCCCGTTATAAGCCAATTGCCATACCTAGTCATTGCTGTCGACTGGAGTGGGTGCTGTGGCTCAAATTATCATTTGTTACGCGCTAGTTTATTGGTCGATGGTCGCTCAATGACGCTCTACAACATGGTTGTTGAAGAAAAGGATAAGGAAACCCGTACCACTCATCAATTGTTTCTCTCACGATTAAGTCACATATTGGCGGGGCATGCGAAAGTGTATATCACATCTGACGGCGGCTTTTTAACACCTTGGTATGCCGAAGTACTTGCCCACGGATGGGATTTTATTGGTCGACTGCGAGGTACAATGAAGTGCCAATTGAAACAGCAGCCAACGCAATGGCAAACCTTAGCGCAGTTAAGAAAGGACGCCAGTTGTACACCTAAAAATTTAGGGAGCGCAAGGTTAACGCAACACAGCAAAACGGGGTGCCAAGCGAGCCTGCACCTTTATCAAGGTGAGCACAGAGGCCGACGCGGGAAAAGCCGCTTTACTAAGGATGATAAAATGTACCGCAACCTTGCTCATGAACCTTGGCTCATCGCGACATCTGATGCCGAGCTAACAAGTCGCGAAGTAATCAATTTGTACGCTAAACGTATGCAAATAGAGCAAAACTTTAGAGATGACAAAAGTGAGCAGTATGGTTTTTCTTGGCGGTTTAGTCGAACGATGGGCATTAAACGGATGAGCATACTGTGCCTTATCGCTTGTGTAGCAAGCTTGGTACTCTGGCTTATTGGCTTTGAAGCAGAAAGAAGAAAATGGCACTTTAGGTTCCAAGCAAATACCGTGAGAAAGCGGCGCGTGCTTTCATTTCTGTCACTCGCCAAAAATATTGTCAAACAATGCCCTCACCAGTTAACAAAGAGGTTTATCAAAAGGAGTTGGTTAAATTTCATTAACGACTACAACAAGATAATCATTGTATGA
- the argA gene encoding amino-acid N-acetyltransferase — protein MTETSEKNQDYVKWFRNAAPYINAHRGKTVVLMFGGEAVLHPNFANIIHDIALLRSLGVKLVIVHGARPQIAERADLLGVEQQFEQHLRITDPKTLMAVKDATGSLRVHIEALLTTGLANSPMHGAQIRVSTGNFVIARPIGVKEGVDYQHTGLVRRIDTEAINRQLDYGSIVLLSPVGYSTTGEVFNLALEDVATQTAISLGADKLITFTEDDGLLDNDGSLIRSCSVRKVKELLDSYGEQEVDHVRQLLLRAIIQSGENGVERCHCVSYQSDTALLQELFTRDGAGTLIAKDHKEHIATASIDDVGGILELIQPLEDEGVLVRRSRKLLETEIDRFIVLKKEEVIIACAALYPYPEVKAGELACVVIHPDYRKGNRGERLIAAVEAFAKRQKLEQLFVLTTVSGHWFREQGFAETSVDSLPEEKKEMYNYQRKSKVLVKYIA, from the coding sequence ATGACTGAAACGAGCGAAAAAAACCAAGACTATGTTAAGTGGTTTAGAAATGCCGCCCCCTACATTAATGCCCATCGCGGTAAAACCGTGGTATTAATGTTTGGTGGTGAGGCGGTGCTTCATCCCAACTTTGCCAATATTATTCACGATATTGCGTTGTTGCGTAGTCTTGGTGTCAAGCTGGTTATTGTGCATGGCGCCCGCCCGCAAATCGCCGAGCGCGCAGACTTACTGGGTGTTGAACAGCAGTTCGAACAACACCTGCGCATTACTGACCCAAAAACCTTAATGGCCGTTAAAGATGCGACGGGTTCACTGCGCGTGCATATTGAAGCGCTGTTAACGACCGGGTTAGCGAACTCGCCAATGCATGGCGCGCAAATTCGCGTGAGTACAGGTAACTTTGTTATTGCTCGCCCGATTGGGGTTAAAGAAGGGGTGGATTATCAGCACACAGGGCTAGTGCGCCGCATTGACACTGAAGCCATTAACCGCCAATTAGATTACGGCTCGATTGTGCTGCTCTCGCCAGTGGGCTATTCGACCACGGGGGAAGTGTTTAACTTGGCGCTGGAAGATGTTGCGACCCAAACAGCAATCTCGCTAGGTGCAGATAAACTCATCACTTTTACCGAGGACGATGGCCTGCTGGATAACGATGGCTCGTTAATTCGCAGTTGCAGTGTTCGTAAGGTCAAAGAGTTACTGGACTCTTATGGCGAGCAAGAGGTGGATCACGTCCGCCAATTGCTGCTGCGAGCGATTATCCAAAGTGGTGAAAATGGTGTTGAGCGCTGTCACTGTGTGTCATATCAAAGTGATACCGCGCTGCTGCAAGAGTTGTTTACGCGTGATGGCGCGGGGACGCTCATCGCCAAAGATCACAAAGAACATATTGCCACGGCGTCAATTGACGATGTGGGCGGCATTTTAGAGCTCATTCAGCCGCTGGAAGACGAAGGCGTGTTGGTGCGCCGCTCACGCAAACTGTTAGAGACAGAAATTGATCGCTTTATCGTCCTGAAAAAAGAGGAAGTGATCATTGCTTGCGCTGCGCTATACCCATACCCAGAGGTGAAAGCGGGTGAGCTTGCTTGTGTCGTCATCCACCCGGATTATCGCAAAGGCAATCGCGGTGAGCGGCTCATTGCGGCCGTTGAAGCATTTGCCAAGCGGCAAAAATTAGAGCAACTGTTTGTGTTAACAACCGTCAGCGGTCACTGGTTTCGCGAACAAGGTTTTGCCGAAACAAGCGTCGACAGCTTGCCGGAAGAAAAGAAAGAAATGTATAACTACCAACGCAAGTCTAAAGTGTTGGTCAAATATATTGCCTAA
- the argH gene encoding argininosuccinate lyase gives MALWGGRFKEKASVQFKKFNDSLPVDYRMAVQDIVGSIAWAGALNQVGVLSDDEVTQLESALLELKASVEENPKQILLSDAEDIHSWVEIQLIEKTGDLGKKLHTGRSRNDQVATDLKLWCKETGGELLIALVNLQQALMNLAERESNTVLPGYTHLQRAQPVTFGHWCLAYVEMFDRDIGRLKDSLYRLDVSPLGSGALAGTAYPIDRDKLAQNLGFRAATLNSLDAVSDRDHVIELLSSASISMMHLSRFAEDLIFYNSGEAGFVEMSDLVSSGSSLMPQKKNPDACELIRGKAGRVFGSLTGMLTTMKALALAYNKDMQEDKEGLFDALDTWQECMEMATLVVEGLKVNSARTLAAAQQGYANATELADYLVSKDIPFREAHHIVGEVVLAAIDKGVPLEDLTLTQLQAFSDKIEQDVYQHLSIESTLDKREALGGTSRSQVQKAIAQMQKGQTDILNEQVVGAPGKQQTKLALKQVQQRLNAQKAEAFSVRRARMSDIDKIHELVAYWADKGEILNRSRENIIHDVQNFVVAEVEGQVVGCASLYIYEPGLAEIRSIVVDDSWHGQGQGQALTQYLLEFAHMMELETIIVLTYIPDYFSNLGFSVIDKSTLADYIIEDSEPSPNRHPEDEIAMAYQVSRVAG, from the coding sequence ATGGCATTGTGGGGCGGCCGGTTTAAAGAAAAGGCGAGCGTACAATTTAAAAAATTTAACGACTCATTGCCGGTTGATTACCGCATGGCGGTACAAGATATTGTTGGCTCGATTGCTTGGGCTGGGGCGCTCAATCAAGTCGGTGTGTTGTCTGATGACGAAGTAACACAGCTTGAGTCAGCGCTGCTTGAGCTGAAAGCATCGGTGGAAGAAAATCCGAAACAGATCCTGCTTTCTGATGCGGAAGATATTCACAGTTGGGTGGAAATTCAGCTGATTGAAAAAACCGGTGATTTAGGGAAAAAGCTGCACACTGGCCGCAGCCGTAACGACCAAGTGGCGACTGACCTCAAGCTTTGGTGTAAAGAAACGGGAGGCGAGTTACTCATCGCTTTAGTCAATTTACAGCAAGCGTTAATGAACCTCGCCGAGCGCGAATCAAATACGGTATTGCCAGGTTACACCCACTTGCAGCGCGCTCAACCGGTGACTTTTGGTCACTGGTGTTTGGCTTATGTGGAAATGTTCGACCGCGATATTGGCCGATTAAAAGACTCACTCTATCGTTTAGATGTTTCGCCGTTAGGCTCAGGCGCACTGGCAGGTACTGCCTACCCGATTGATCGCGATAAGCTGGCGCAAAATTTAGGTTTCCGCGCGGCAACCTTGAACAGCTTAGATGCGGTTTCTGATCGCGACCATGTGATTGAGCTGCTGTCTTCTGCCAGCATCAGCATGATGCACCTCTCGCGTTTCGCTGAAGATTTGATTTTCTATAACTCAGGTGAAGCTGGCTTCGTTGAAATGTCAGACTTGGTGAGCTCGGGCTCCAGCCTGATGCCGCAAAAGAAAAACCCGGATGCTTGCGAGCTTATTCGCGGTAAAGCAGGGCGCGTTTTCGGCTCATTAACGGGCATGTTAACGACAATGAAAGCTTTGGCACTGGCCTACAACAAAGACATGCAGGAAGACAAAGAAGGCTTGTTTGACGCTTTAGATACGTGGCAAGAGTGCATGGAAATGGCGACATTAGTGGTTGAAGGGCTTAAAGTGAATAGCGCCAGAACCCTAGCGGCGGCGCAGCAAGGTTATGCCAATGCCACTGAGCTGGCCGATTACCTTGTCAGCAAGGACATTCCGTTCCGTGAAGCGCACCATATTGTTGGCGAGGTGGTCTTGGCGGCAATCGACAAAGGGGTGCCATTAGAAGATCTCACCCTGACTCAGCTGCAAGCATTTAGTGACAAGATTGAACAAGATGTCTACCAACACCTTTCGATTGAGTCGACCCTTGATAAGCGTGAAGCACTAGGTGGCACCTCGCGTTCACAAGTACAAAAGGCAATTGCCCAAATGCAAAAAGGCCAAACCGATATTTTGAATGAACAAGTAGTCGGGGCACCGGGTAAACAACAAACCAAACTGGCGTTGAAACAAGTGCAGCAGCGTTTAAATGCACAAAAAGCCGAAGCCTTCTCTGTGCGCCGTGCGCGTATGTCGGATATCGACAAGATTCACGAATTGGTCGCTTACTGGGCCGATAAAGGCGAGATTTTAAATCGCAGCCGCGAGAACATTATCCACGATGTACAGAATTTCGTGGTTGCCGAAGTTGAAGGGCAAGTGGTGGGTTGTGCATCGCTTTACATTTACGAACCTGGGCTGGCGGAAATTCGCAGCATCGTCGTTGACGACAGCTGGCACGGCCAAGGGCAAGGCCAAGCGCTAACGCAATACCTGTTGGAATTTGCCCATATGATGGAGCTAGAAACCATTATTGTGCTGACCTATATTCCTGACTACTTTAGCAATCTTGGTTTTAGTGTGATCGATAAGTCAACCTTGGCGGATTACATCATTGAAGACAGCGAGCCTAGCCCGAATCGTCATCCAGAAGACGAAATCGCCATGGCTTACCAAGTGTCTCGTGTGGCGGGCTAG